In Streptomyces rapamycinicus NRRL 5491, the genomic stretch CCGCGACCAGGTACGCGACGGAGAGCACCTCAAACCCGGCCCCCAGGTAACCCACCGCACACAGCCCGGTGATCGTCAGGACCACGAGCGGCGCCCGGCGGTGCGCGGCCAGCGCCAACCCGCCAGCCGCCAGTAGCGCGCAGCCGAGCAGCTCGCGGCCCCCGGACGGGTGTGTCTGCGACAGCCCGGTGCCCAGCAGCAGCACCGCCACGCCCACCGCGATCGCCCAGTCGGTGACCCCGGCCGGGACAGCAAGCCGTCCTTTGCCCATGGGGGCAACCGTAGCCGGATGTGGTTGTGGGCGAGTCCGGCTCATGGACGAGCAGTCGGCTACCGCGTGCGCGGTACTACCGAGCCGTCCGCCGCATCCGCAGTATCCGCATCCCGCAGCGGCAGCAGCGGAAAGTGCCTGCACCTGCTGGATGACCGGTGGGGGTCCGGCTCGCATGCTCAAGGCACATCGAACCTCGCAATCAGCGACGGAGAAGGAGGAGAGCGGCATGAGTGCTTCAGCAGCGCTGATGGCGGCCGCCGAGGGTGGGATCATCGGCGACGGACGGACCGGGGCCAACCTGGCCCTCGGGGTGGGGCTGCTCGGCCTGGCCGTCGGCTGGCTGGCCTTGGCCCGAGCCGGCGGCCGGATCAGCACCGGCAACGCGCGCACCGGCGGGATGTCGGCCATCGCGGTGGGCATGGCCGGCACGGCCCTTGCGGTGTTGCACCTAGCCACCTCCAGTGGCGGTCCCGGCACCGGCAATGGACTCGTCGGCGCCATCGTGGCCATCCCACTGGGGCTGGGCGCCGTGCTCCTCGGCCGCCGGGCGCTGGCCCGATGCCACCGCGCCGACCGGCCCGCCGATCGGATGCCCGTCTGACGGGCACCGTCACGGCGTGCCTGCGGCCACTGCACGCCGGAACCCCGTAGGCGGCGGCGCCGAGGGCCAGGACCGCGGCGCCCCAGATCACCGAGGACGCCGGGAGAGCGAAAGCCAGGGCGAGGCAGCCGGCCAGCCCAACGGCCGGGATGACCCGCGCCGGGCGGCCGTCGTCCACGGTGAGGGTCCAGGCGGAGGCGTTGGCGACGGCGTAGTACGCGAGCACACCGAAGGAGGAGAACCCGATCGCCCCGCGCGCATCGGCCGTCGCTGCGACCACCGCCACCACGGCACCGACGACGAGCTCGGCTCGGTGCGGCACCTTGAACTTCGGGTGCACCGCGGCCAGGGCGTGCGGCAGGTGCCGGTCGCGAGCCATGGCCAGCGTGGTGCGGGAAACACCGAGGATGCGCCAGCAGCGAGCCGAGCGCCGCCACCGCCGCACCAACACGCACGACCGGTACGAGCCAGTCGGCTCCCGCCGCCCGGCCCGTGTCCGACAGCGGCGCGGCGGCATCCGCCGGCCCCTTCGGGCGAGAACCGTCAGGACGGCGACGGCGACGACGACGACGGCGTAGACGACCAGAGTGATGCCGAGTGCGATCGGGATGGCCCGGGGGATGGTGCGGGCGGGGTCGCGGACCTCCTCACCCAGGGTGGCGATGCGCGCGTACCCGGCGAACGCGAAGAAAAGCAGGCCCGCCGCCTGGAGCACCCCGCTGAAGGCCGCGTCGTCCCCGACATGTCGAGCCGGGCCGCGTCTCAGCGGGCGGGAGGCCGTCCTCGCCTACTCAGTCGTGAGGACGAGGACTTCGTCATCCGGACGGCCACCACTCGCCCCACCAGGCTCGGCCAACCCTTCACCCGCTGGTCGATCCGCAAACTCGCCGCCTGCCCTGATCGCGACGCGAACGCACGATGGCCTGGCTCGCGGGATGCCGTCGACTCCACCGCCGCTACGAACGCAAGGCCGAACACTTCCTCGCCTTCACCAGCATCGCCTGCACCCTCATCTGCTACCGCAGACTCGCCAAATGAGGTGGCCCTTAAGCTGGAACCCTCCGACGCGCAAGGCACGTCGCTGACGCGGGAGTACCGTGCGTGGAACTCCGGCTCTGGGAGCTCTGTCGTCCGCGGCCCGGTCTTGTGCTTGGCCAAGGGGTCATGCCTGCCCGAAAACTTTGCCAGGGTTGAGAATCCCGGCCGGGTCGAGAGCACGCTTCACCGCGCGATGCATCTCCAGGACGGCCGGGCCGAGTTCACGGGTGAGGCCGGGCCGCTTGAGCAGTCCCACACCGTGCTCACCAGTCACCGTCCCACCCAATTCGAGGGCGTCCGCGATGATGTCGTCGAACGCCGCGCGGGCCCGGACCTGAGCCGCTGCGTCACCGCGTTCCGTCACCAGAAGCGGATGCAAGTTGCCGTCGCCGACGTGCGCGATGTTAGCGATGGTGATCCGGTGCCTCTCCGCGGTCCGGTCGATGCGGGCCAGCATCTCCGCCACCGCCCCGATGGGCACACAGACGTCCTCCGTGAGTACCGGCCCCAGCCGCTCGAGCGCGGGGAAGGCCAGCCGGCGGGCCGCGAAGAGCATCTTGGCCTCTTCCTCTGTCTCCGACCGGTCCGCCCAAGTAGAGCCAGCCCCGCGGAAGCAGTCGACCATCCGGCGGGCGCCCTCCTCGGCGGCGCGGCCATC encodes the following:
- a CDS encoding DUF6223 family protein, producing the protein MSASAALMAAAEGGIIGDGRTGANLALGVGLLGLAVGWLALARAGGRISTGNARTGGMSAIAVGMAGTALAVLHLATSSGGPGTGNGLVGAIVAIPLGLGAVLLGRRALARCHRADRPADRMPV